A single genomic interval of Arthrobacter methylotrophus harbors:
- a CDS encoding cytochrome b N-terminal domain-containing protein codes for MTADHSPLSSAGDGEPRFSTWTGKARGWALRRLPPDKLLPEGQPSYVSSWIYVFGMGAVAAFVYILGSGAILALNGPTWFHASAFGRFINSTHLWSVELFFMFMVIHLWGKFWMAAWRGGRVLTWITGMLAFVVSIVTAFTGYLLQTNFDSQWIAFQAKDALNAVGVGAWFNVADLGQILMWHITLLPAAVAVVVALHVVLVRMHGVVPPLEAAASDAQLISTAPNAATESENQK; via the coding sequence ATGACCGCCGATCACAGCCCGCTTTCGAGTGCTGGCGACGGTGAACCGCGTTTTTCCACTTGGACAGGAAAAGCCCGCGGCTGGGCCCTGCGCCGGCTCCCGCCGGACAAGCTCCTTCCGGAGGGCCAGCCTAGCTACGTATCGTCGTGGATTTACGTCTTCGGCATGGGCGCCGTTGCCGCGTTCGTCTACATCCTCGGTTCCGGTGCCATACTGGCATTGAATGGTCCCACGTGGTTCCATGCCTCAGCCTTTGGGCGTTTCATCAACAGCACCCATCTGTGGAGCGTTGAACTGTTCTTCATGTTCATGGTGATCCACCTCTGGGGTAAATTTTGGATGGCCGCTTGGCGGGGCGGGCGCGTGCTGACGTGGATTACCGGGATGCTCGCGTTCGTCGTCTCGATCGTCACGGCGTTTACCGGGTACCTGCTTCAAACAAATTTTGACTCGCAATGGATTGCTTTCCAGGCAAAAGACGCGCTCAACGCCGTCGGGGTGGGAGCGTGGTTCAACGTGGCCGATCTGGGCCAGATACTTATGTGGCACATCACGCTCCTTCCAGCGGCCGTCGCCGTCGTCGTCGCCCTGCATGTTGTTCTTGTACGGATGCACGGAGTGGTGCCGCCGTTGGAAGCTGCGGCATCCGACGCCCAGCTGATCTCAACGGCACCAAACGCGGCCACCGAGAGCGAGAACCAGAAATGA